A genomic segment from Agrobacterium vitis encodes:
- a CDS encoding RNA-binding S4 domain-containing protein, whose translation MSEQQPLAGPSQRIDKWLFFARIFKSRTLAQQQVVSGRVRVNGKPAKQPSIIVRPGDVLDITLANHDMKLVVRQPGTHRGPYEQAKLLYEDQSPPRQPRDALTAFEQAQRLPGSGRPTKRERRQVDRLMDGED comes from the coding sequence ATGAGCGAACAACAGCCACTCGCCGGCCCCTCTCAACGGATCGACAAGTGGCTGTTTTTTGCGCGGATTTTCAAATCCCGTACGCTGGCCCAGCAGCAGGTTGTCTCGGGCCGGGTGCGGGTCAATGGCAAACCAGCCAAGCAGCCCAGCATCATTGTCCGGCCCGGCGACGTGCTGGATATTACGCTTGCCAATCACGACATGAAACTTGTCGTTCGCCAGCCCGGCACGCATCGCGGCCCTTACGAGCAGGCAAAACTTCTCTATGAGGACCAGTCACCGCCGCGCCAGCCCCGCGACGCCCTCACCGCTTTTGAACAGGCACAAAGACTTCCCGGTTCAGGCCGTCCGACCAAGCGCGAGCGCCGGCAAGTGGACCGTCTGATGGATGGCGAAGACTGA
- a CDS encoding beta-ketoacyl-ACP reductase — MSRVALVTGGTRGIGAAISTALKAAGYTVAANYAGNDEAAKAFEAETGIAVFKWDVSSYEACKQGIAAVEAALGPVEVLVNNAGITRDAMFHKMTPEQWNDVIGTNLTGLFNVTHPVWTGMRDRSFGRVINISSINGQKGQMGQANYSAAKAGDLGFTKALAQEGAAKNITVNAICPGYIGTEMVRAIPEKVLNERIIPQIPVGRLGEPEEIARIVVFLASDDAGFITGSTISANGGQFFV; from the coding sequence ATGAGCAGGGTAGCTTTGGTAACCGGCGGAACGCGTGGTATCGGCGCAGCGATTTCAACGGCATTGAAGGCGGCTGGATACACTGTTGCTGCCAATTATGCTGGCAATGACGAGGCCGCAAAGGCATTTGAAGCCGAAACTGGCATTGCGGTCTTCAAATGGGACGTCTCCTCCTACGAGGCCTGCAAGCAGGGCATTGCCGCCGTCGAGGCAGCCCTTGGGCCGGTTGAAGTCCTGGTCAACAATGCGGGCATTACCCGCGATGCCATGTTCCATAAAATGACGCCTGAGCAGTGGAATGATGTGATTGGCACCAATCTGACCGGTCTGTTCAATGTTACCCACCCGGTCTGGACGGGCATGCGCGACCGCAGCTTTGGCCGCGTCATCAACATTTCCTCCATCAACGGCCAGAAAGGCCAGATGGGCCAGGCCAATTATTCCGCCGCCAAGGCTGGCGATCTCGGCTTTACCAAGGCTCTTGCCCAGGAAGGTGCGGCGAAGAATATTACCGTCAATGCGATTTGCCCGGGCTATATCGGCACGGAAATGGTCCGGGCGATCCCGGAAAAAGTCCTGAACGAGCGGATCATTCCACAAATTCCGGTCGGACGCCTCGGCGAACCGGAAGAAATTGCCCGCATCGTGGTGTTTCTGGCTTCCGATGACGCCGGTTTCATCACCGGCTCGACGATTTCCGCCAATGGTGGCCAGTTCTTCGTCTGA
- a CDS encoding DUF3309 family protein: protein MLGTILVIILILLLLGALPTWGHSRNWGYGPSGGLGLVVVIIIILLLMGRI, encoded by the coding sequence ATGCTAGGCACAATTCTCGTCATCATCCTCATATTGTTGCTGCTTGGGGCGCTTCCGACTTGGGGTCATAGTCGCAACTGGGGCTATGGTCCGTCCGGCGGCCTGGGTCTGGTTGTCGTCATCATTATTATTCTGCTGCTTATGGGCCGTATCTAG
- the fdxA gene encoding ferredoxin FdxA yields MTYIVTDNCIRCKYTDCVEVCPVDCFYEGENFLAINPDECIDCGVCEPECPAEAIKPDTEPGLDKWLKINAEFAQIWPNITTKRDALPEAKEMDGVEGKFELYFSEKPGTGD; encoded by the coding sequence ATGACGTATATCGTGACTGACAACTGCATACGCTGCAAATATACCGATTGCGTGGAAGTATGCCCGGTCGACTGTTTTTACGAAGGTGAGAATTTTCTGGCCATCAATCCCGATGAATGCATCGATTGCGGTGTCTGCGAGCCGGAATGTCCGGCTGAAGCCATCAAGCCAGACACGGAACCGGGTCTCGATAAGTGGCTGAAAATCAATGCGGAGTTTGCCCAGATCTGGCCAAACATCACCACCAAGCGCGATGCTTTGCCCGAAGCCAAGGAAATGGATGGCGTCGAAGGCAAGTTCGAACTTTATTTTTCGGAAAAGCCTGGCACGGGCGACTGA
- a CDS encoding helicase-related protein has protein sequence MILSGRSVIAVLGPTNTGKTHYAIERMVAHGSGMIGLPLRLLAREVYTRVVERVGAAHVALITGEEKITPPNARFSVCTVEALPRETKVAFVAIDEIQLAGDLERGHIFTDRLLHLRGREETLLLGSATMKPILQHLLPSITVVERPRLSQLFYAGEKKITRLPQRTAIVAFSADEVYSIAELIRRQRGGAAVVLGALSPRTRNAQVGLYQSGDVEYLVATDAIGMGLNLDVDHVAFAQDRKFDGYQFRNLNPGELGQIAGRAGRHLKDGTFGVTGRVDPFEPELVERLQSHHFDPVKVLQWRTAQFDFSSIANLRRSLDAAPKVAGLVRALPAIDQQALDYLARYPEVQDLASSPNRVSLLWDACALPDYRRITPAQHADLILTLYSDLARHGSVNEDFMAEQVHRSDRTDGEIDTLSARIAQIRTWTYVSNRPGWLADPTHWQEKTREIEDRLSDALHERLTKRFVDRRTSVLMKRLRENGMLEAEISVNGDVFVEGHHVGQLSGFRFTPISGTEGPDAKAVQTAAQKALGLEFEARAARLHASGNGDLALSSDGLVRWLGDPVAKLTGSDHIMRPRILLLADEPLSGNARDHVVARIERFVNHHISTILKPLDDLSRAEDLQGLSKGLAFQLVEGLGILFRRDVTEEVKSLDQDARASMRRYGVRFGAYHIFMPALLKPAPAELITLLWALKNDGLDKPGYGDLIPVLAAGRTSVVTDPSFERNFYKLAGFRFLGKRAVRIDILERLADLIRPLLQWKPGTTARPDGAYDGRRFTTTTAMLSILGATPDDMEEILKGLGYRADAVKAEEAQAFLGIQDDKPAAATATAPAQTSESVEKTDEDDADQQSEATATETVAAEPVTLETVPTASVPSAEISAEATPEAPAEVKEAEVAATEAPSADLLANPEGPTEPKPVLLWRPGGRNDNQRQAGRPQQGDRRPQGAKRAPQQGEQKPEARTEGGRDRDDKRREGGHHGKPRDRDGNRDKHANRGDRDDRGPRKDRDRDTKSAQPQRFEAKPPRKEKPIDPDSPFAKLAALKEQMKK, from the coding sequence ATGATCCTGAGCGGCCGCAGTGTTATTGCTGTGCTGGGGCCGACCAATACGGGTAAGACCCATTATGCCATCGAGCGCATGGTTGCCCATGGGTCGGGTATGATCGGCCTGCCTTTGCGGTTGCTGGCGCGCGAAGTCTATACGCGGGTGGTCGAGCGGGTCGGCGCGGCCCATGTCGCCCTCATCACTGGCGAGGAAAAGATCACCCCGCCCAATGCAAGGTTTTCTGTCTGTACCGTCGAGGCGCTGCCGCGCGAAACCAAAGTCGCTTTCGTCGCCATCGATGAAATCCAGTTGGCGGGCGATCTCGAGCGCGGGCATATTTTCACCGACCGGCTGTTGCATCTGCGCGGACGTGAGGAAACCCTGCTGCTTGGCTCGGCGACGATGAAGCCGATCCTTCAGCATCTGCTGCCGAGCATCACCGTCGTTGAGCGTCCACGCCTGTCGCAGCTATTTTATGCCGGTGAAAAAAAGATCACCCGGCTGCCGCAGCGCACGGCGATTGTCGCCTTCTCCGCCGACGAGGTCTATTCCATTGCCGAATTGATCCGTCGCCAGCGCGGCGGGGCCGCTGTGGTGCTCGGCGCACTCAGCCCGCGCACCCGCAATGCCCAGGTCGGCCTCTACCAATCCGGCGATGTCGAATATCTCGTGGCGACCGATGCGATTGGCATGGGCCTGAACCTCGATGTCGATCATGTTGCCTTTGCCCAGGACCGCAAATTCGATGGCTATCAGTTCCGCAATCTCAATCCCGGCGAACTGGGCCAGATTGCTGGGCGTGCCGGACGCCATCTGAAGGATGGTACTTTCGGGGTGACAGGGCGGGTCGATCCCTTTGAGCCGGAATTGGTGGAACGGTTGCAAAGCCATCATTTCGATCCGGTCAAGGTGCTGCAATGGCGCACCGCCCAATTCGATTTTTCCTCGATTGCCAACCTGCGACGTAGCCTGGATGCTGCACCCAAGGTAGCGGGACTGGTGCGGGCGCTGCCGGCAATCGACCAGCAGGCGTTGGATTATCTGGCTCGCTATCCGGAAGTCCAGGACCTTGCTTCGTCACCAAACAGGGTGTCGCTGCTGTGGGATGCCTGCGCATTACCGGATTATCGACGAATTACCCCGGCACAACATGCCGATCTGATTCTTACCCTCTATTCCGACCTTGCCCGGCACGGTAGTGTGAACGAAGATTTCATGGCAGAGCAGGTGCATCGCTCCGACCGGACAGACGGTGAGATAGATACTCTTTCTGCGCGCATTGCGCAGATCCGAACTTGGACGTATGTGTCGAACCGGCCAGGTTGGCTTGCCGATCCGACACACTGGCAAGAAAAGACGCGGGAAATCGAAGATCGATTGTCTGACGCGTTACATGAAAGGTTGACGAAACGCTTTGTTGATCGCAGGACATCTGTGCTTATGAAGCGCTTGAGAGAGAATGGGATGCTGGAAGCTGAAATCAGTGTGAACGGTGATGTCTTCGTTGAAGGACATCACGTGGGCCAACTCTCCGGATTCCGGTTTACGCCGATCTCTGGAACCGAGGGGCCGGACGCCAAGGCGGTGCAAACCGCTGCCCAAAAGGCGCTTGGCCTGGAATTCGAAGCGCGGGCTGCAAGACTGCATGCCTCCGGCAATGGAGATCTGGCGCTCAGTTCCGACGGTCTCGTCCGTTGGCTGGGCGATCCCGTCGCCAAGCTGACCGGTTCGGATCATATTATGCGCCCCCGCATTTTGCTGCTGGCGGACGAACCGCTGAGCGGCAATGCGCGCGATCACGTCGTCGCCCGCATTGAGCGCTTCGTCAATCATCATATCTCGACCATTCTGAAGCCGCTCGACGATCTGTCGCGGGCCGAAGACCTGCAGGGCCTTTCCAAGGGATTGGCCTTCCAGCTGGTGGAAGGGCTTGGGATTCTGTTCCGCCGTGATGTCACCGAAGAGGTGAAATCGCTGGACCAGGATGCACGCGCCTCCATGCGCCGCTACGGCGTGCGCTTCGGTGCCTACCACATCTTCATGCCGGCCCTGTTGAAACCGGCTCCTGCCGAGCTGATCACCCTGCTCTGGGCCTTGAAGAACGATGGCCTGGACAAGCCCGGCTATGGCGATCTCATCCCGGTTTTGGCCGCAGGCCGCACCTCCGTGGTGACCGATCCGAGCTTCGAGCGCAATTTCTACAAGCTCGCCGGTTTCCGTTTCCTCGGCAAGCGCGCCGTACGCATCGACATTCTGGAACGGTTGGCGGATCTGATCCGTCCGTTGCTGCAATGGAAGCCCGGCACCACAGCGCGTCCGGACGGCGCCTATGATGGCCGCCGCTTCACCACCACGACAGCGATGCTCTCCATCCTCGGCGCAACGCCCGATGACATGGAAGAAATCCTCAAAGGTCTCGGCTACCGCGCCGATGCCGTCAAGGCGGAAGAGGCCCAGGCCTTCCTCGGAATCCAGGACGACAAGCCTGCCGCAGCAACCGCCACGGCACCGGCACAGACATCGGAAAGCGTCGAAAAAACCGACGAAGACGATGCGGATCAGCAGAGCGAAGCCACAGCGACGGAAACTGTCGCTGCTGAGCCGGTAACGCTCGAGACCGTCCCAACGGCTTCCGTCCCAAGTGCTGAAATCAGCGCCGAAGCAACGCCAGAAGCACCAGCGGAGGTCAAAGAGGCCGAAGTTGCAGCGACCGAGGCTCCATCCGCTGACCTTCTTGCCAATCCGGAAGGCCCCACGGAACCCAAGCCGGTTCTGCTCTGGCGTCCCGGCGGACGCAACGACAACCAGCGCCAGGCCGGACGTCCACAACAGGGCGACCGCCGTCCGCAGGGTGCCAAGCGCGCCCCGCAGCAGGGCGAGCAGAAGCCGGAAGCCCGTACAGAAGGTGGCCGTGACCGCGATGACAAGCGCCGCGAGGGTGGCCATCACGGCAAGCCCCGCGACCGGGACGGCAACCGTGACAAACACGCAAACCGGGGCGACCGCGATGATCGCGGTCCGCGTAAGGACCGCGACAGGGACACGAAATCAGCCCAGCCGCAGCGTTTCGAGGCAAAGCCGCCGCGCAAGGAAAAGCCGATCGATCCGGATTCTCCTTTCGCCAAACTGGCTGCCTTGAAGGAGCAGATGAAGAAGTAA
- a CDS encoding YMGG-like glycine zipper-containing protein, which produces MKKTVIAIAMLVPMIASCTPTERGASIGAASGAVIGGVATNSVGGAAVGAVGGGVVGALIGQSTERRGYCVYRDRYGRQYERRCR; this is translated from the coding sequence ATGAAAAAGACAGTTATTGCCATAGCCATGCTTGTACCGATGATCGCGTCTTGTACGCCAACGGAACGTGGTGCCTCAATTGGCGCGGCATCCGGCGCTGTGATCGGTGGCGTTGCCACCAATTCGGTTGGGGGAGCTGCTGTAGGCGCCGTCGGCGGTGGCGTTGTTGGTGCATTGATCGGCCAGTCGACCGAGCGCCGGGGTTACTGCGTTTACCGCGACCGTTATGGCCGCCAGTACGAGCGCCGTTGCCGCTAA